AAAACTTTTTTAATTGAAATCCCCTTTTAAATGCTAATTTTCAAATGTTAAAACAAATAGAAAAATATCGTTTTATTTTAAAAAGAGAATAGAAAGAGCAAGATATTTTGAATATTGGTTAAAAATTGTTTGCTATTAATAGAAAATATGTATTATTTGATTGTTTTATTGTACTTGTTGTTGTATTCAGTTTCTTTCATAATGCGCCCATCGAGAATGATCAAGCAAGAAAATCCTTGTTTTATCAGACTCCCAGAGATTTTCTGAACCCTCTGGATGTGATTTATGCACATCCTTTTTTATGCTCAGCCATCCCTATATGGCTGAGCTTTTTTTTGTCTTAAAACTTTAGTCGGGCTTGAGTGTCCCGACTAAATCAGACAGGACTCAGTCACGAATAACTACGCCAGTCACTGCATCGATAATCCGGCTTGGTTGCTGACTTAAACCGAGGTCACCATTCAGATAATTCAGGTTCTGGGCAAAATAGCGGATCGCATCCTGCAGTGAGCGGGCAGGTTCCATACCGGCAGGGTTGGCACTGGTAGAAACGATAAAACCGCCAAAGGCCTGACACAATGCGACACAGAGCGGGTGAGTGGTCACGCGGACGGCTACTTTAGGATGATGACCTTTAATCCAGTCAGGAATGTCTTTATTTGCAGGAAGTAACCAGGTGGTCGCGCGATCAGCAGGCTTGTCATTGCTCCAGGATTCAATCACTTTTTCACGCATTTCTTCAGTTAAATCCTGCAACAGATGTTCTACCTGTGAAAGATGAGCTGCCAGCAGAATCACGCCTTTTTCAATCGGGCGCTGTTTTAATTCTAAAATCTGATGAAATGCCTGTTCATTATAGGGGTCGCAACCCAAGCCCCAAACAGCCTCTGTAGGATATGCCAAGACTTGTCCGTCTTTAAGCCATGCTGCTGCTTCGGCAACAGAGGTAGTGATCATGTGGATACCTTATATTAAACAACAAAGCGCTATTGTGAACCTTATTTAAGAATCCGACAACGTAGATACAGGCCGGCTTGCTGGGTGCAAAAACCGAGTAATTCCAGTTCCATCAGTTGACTGGTCAAGGCAGATACTTCTTGCTGCACCTGCGTTCCCAGCTGATCCAGAGTCTGTCCCACCCAGTCCAGCTGGTTATATAGACTAAGAAGATGTGGTGGGATCTGTTGTGATTCTGCTGCAGCGACTTCCAGTTTGGGAGTATTTTCCAAAGCCTGCCATTGCGTCGCCAGTGCCAGTTCTTCGATGACCTGCTGCGGGTGATCAATCAGAATTGCACCTTCACGAATCAGTTGATGGCAGCCCTGATGATGCTCGCTGTAAATATGTCCCGGAATGGCGAATGTGGTCTTGCCTTGTTCCGCTGCCCATTGTGCGGTCAGCAATGAACCGCTTTTCAAGGCGGCTTCTGCCACAATCACCCCGAGGCTTAAGCCACTGACAATTCGGTTACGCCGTGGAAAATGCTGCTGTAAGGGGGGAGTAAATGGCAAAAACTCAGTAATGACCGTACCTCCATGTTCGATGATTTGCTGACGTAGTGTTTGATGGGCGGCAGGGTAGGTCTGTTCAATGCCTGTGCCCATCACTGCAATCGTTCGCCGATGTTGTAATGCGGCCTGATGTGCTGCTTCATCAATCCCTTGTGCCAGGCCACTATTAATATAAAAACCCTGTTCACTCAAATAAA
The nucleotide sequence above comes from Acinetobacter lwoffii. Encoded proteins:
- the dprA gene encoding DNA-processing protein DprA codes for the protein MLNTLSTAQIHAITLWYLLQHSLSSFYKISQHYADLAHAIDGSQTETWRKLGIHKNHIQRLQDFQSSESQLHFQRSLEQIQLHSDFVLLHTDAEYPQQLSHYAHKPPILFGQGYADQLLQPQIAIVGSRKPSLHGRQVAYDFAFYLSEQGFYINSGLAQGIDEAAHQAALQHRRTIAVMGTGIEQTYPAAHQTLRQQIIEHGGTVITEFLPFTPPLQQHFPRRNRIVSGLSLGVIVAEAALKSGSLLTAQWAAEQGKTTFAIPGHIYSEHHQGCHQLIREGAILIDHPQQVIEELALATQWQALENTPKLEVAAAESQQIPPHLLSLYNQLDWVGQTLDQLGTQVQQEVSALTSQLMELELLGFCTQQAGLYLRCRILK
- a CDS encoding L-threonylcarbamoyladenylate synthase, with translation MITTSVAEAAAWLKDGQVLAYPTEAVWGLGCDPYNEQAFHQILELKQRPIEKGVILLAAHLSQVEHLLQDLTEEMREKVIESWSNDKPADRATTWLLPANKDIPDWIKGHHPKVAVRVTTHPLCVALCQAFGGFIVSTSANPAGMEPARSLQDAIRYFAQNLNYLNGDLGLSQQPSRIIDAVTGVVIRD